One genomic segment of Gemmatimonadales bacterium includes these proteins:
- a CDS encoding VIT1/CCC1 transporter family protein codes for RALAEKVREELKIGDQRSTPLREGLVTGTATAIGALIPVAPFLVMSGTPAMATSFTISMLSHFAVGGARSVFTGRGVIRSGMDMFVVGVGVAVVGYVVGGLVAKAL; via the coding sequence GCGCGCGCTTGCCGAAAAGGTCCGCGAGGAGCTGAAGATCGGCGACCAGCGCAGCACGCCACTGCGCGAAGGGCTGGTGACCGGGACCGCCACGGCGATCGGCGCGTTGATCCCGGTCGCACCTTTCCTGGTCATGAGCGGCACGCCGGCCATGGCGACCTCGTTCACCATCTCGATGCTGTCGCACTTCGCGGTGGGCGGGGCGCGCAGCGTGTTCACCGGACGAGGCGTGATCCGGAGCGGGATGGACATGTTCGTCGTCGGGGTGGGGGTGGCGGTGGTGGGATACGTGGTCGGTGGTCTGGTGGCGAAGGCGTTGTGA